A single window of Oreochromis aureus strain Israel breed Guangdong linkage group 7, ZZ_aureus, whole genome shotgun sequence DNA harbors:
- the LOC116330479 gene encoding DNA polymerase III PolC-type-like, whose translation MAQDRTVVFFDLEATGLDTTVCDIIQLAAICEDKIFNVYILPRQPLTESAKRVTGFTVSNNRLFLRGVPVDTIPLAEALTNFIAFLRSFHRPVLLAAHNAKRFDAPVLTRWLQNCSLLQQFQQVVSGFLDTFLLSKNLFRLSSYSQEFMVRRFLGKSYNAHNAVEDARMLQELYKAWSPTTFSVSNCTFRAVRVY comes from the exons ATGGCTCAAGACAGAACTGTCGTTTTCTTTGACCTGGAAGCCACTGGATTAG ACACCACGGTGTGTGACATCATTCAGCTCGCTGCCATCTGTGAAGACAAGATCTTTAATGTCTACATCCTCCCCCGCCAGCCTCTCACAGAGAGCGCAAAACGTGTCACGGGTTTCACCGTCAGCAACAACCGCCTCTTTCTCCGCGGGGTTCCTGTGGACACCATCCCTCTTGCCGAGGCTCTCACTAATTTCATCGCCTTCCTGCGCTCCTTCCACCGTCCAGTGCTGCTGGCGGCCCACAATGCAAAGCGCTTCGATGCACCTGTGCTCACCAGGTGGCTGCAGAATTGCTCCCTCCTGCAGCAGTTCCAGCAGGTGGTGTCTGGGTTCCTGGACACCTTCTTGCTTAGCAAGAACCTGTTTCGTCTGAGCAGTTACTCCCAGGAGTTCATGGTCCGGCGCTTCCTGGGAAAAAGCTACAACGCTCATAATGCTGTGGAGGATGCCAGAATGCTGCAGGAGCTGTACAAGGCCTGGAGTCCTACCACATTTAGCGTCTCCAATTGTACCTTCAGGGCAGTCAGGGTGTATTAA
- the LOC116330483 gene encoding protein PML-like: MQKTEEAEGAQQSLVFFDLETTGLDPNCELVQLAAVSGGHSLNLYVVPRCRMQRGASKVTGFKVHRQRLYLHRQPVLTNSLREVLVSFIAFLQMLGRPLVVGHNIRRFDCPLLARALDEFGLRAEFESSVSGCVDTLPLSREVLRDYGLESFRQENLVRELLGVSYKAHDALEDVRALQALYDVLRPKPEVICRHRFTLDTMDDKAAAKVPYRLPGQRPLWEHFKQTVTVTEDHNRT; encoded by the exons ATGCAAAAAACTGAGGAAGCTGAAGGCGCTCAACAGTCGCTGGTTTTCTTTGACCTGGAGACGACTGGACTGG ATCCAAATTGTGAGCTCGTCCAGCTGGCTGCGGTGAGTGGAGGCCACTCGCTGAACCTCTACGTCGTCCCTCGCTGTCGAATGCAGCGAGGAGCTTCCAAGGTGACCGGCTTCAAGGTCCACAGGCAGAGGCTGTACCTGCACCGGCAGCCTGTTCTCACCAACTCCCTCAGAGAGGTGCTCGTCTCCTTCATAGCTTTCCTTCAGATGCTCGGACGGCCTCTCGTCGTCGGCCACAATATTCGCCGCTTTGATTGTCCGCTTCTGGCTCGCGCGCTGGATGAATTTGGTCTCAGAGCAGAATTTGAGTCCTCGGTCTCAGGTTGCGTTGACACTCTTCCGCTGTCACGTGAGGTACTGAGGGACTATGGCCTGGAGAGTTTTCGACAGGAGAACTTGGTCAGGGAGCTGCTGGGTGTGAGCTACAAGGCCCATGATGCTCTGGAGGACGTGCGGGCTTTACAGGCACTGTATGATGTTCTTCGGCCCAAGCCGGAGGTGATCTGCAGGCACAGATTTACTCTGGACACCATGGACGACAAAGCAGCTGCCAAAGTGCCCTACAGACTACCAGGACAGCGCCCCCTGTGGGAGCACTTTAAACAGACCGTGACGGTTACGGAGGATCACAACAGAACCTGA